One genomic window of Myxococcales bacterium includes the following:
- a CDS encoding sigma 54-dependent Fis family transcriptional regulator, whose protein sequence is MEPGPEDDDDAPSFEGSGLTTMFEGAWATVQRLRKGKLVVVAGADQGKELEIAKPRVTGGRSIISDLLLADKAVSGTHFEIAARDDGYRLRDLNSRNGVYVGDLRIREVYLRPGTVFRLGHTSIQFQPMQDVVEIELSKRDRFDAIIGGSAAMRQIFAQLEKVAPSDLTVLITGETGTGKEMVARAVHNTSGRKNKPFVVLDCGSIPRELIESTLFGHEKGSFTGAVGQHLGCFEQAQGGTIFLDEIGELDITLQPKLLRVLEQREIKRVGGDRTVKVDVRVLAATNRDLREEVNRGHFREDLYFRLSVVHVELPPMRERKEDIAGLANHFLRDIAGRRGMQMTFGPDAIASMMTHSWPGNVREMRNVVERAAALSDGPTITRADLVFGRELGPSVSVSHDLAKAGVAGAQRAVAAEAGVTLPPGSGPAIFDAALLKPGLGFKGAKQTVVDAFEAAYLEALLTRNEGNITRSANEAGLTRYHLRELLKRHGLKGGEQE, encoded by the coding sequence ATGGAGCCAGGTCCCGAGGACGACGACGACGCGCCGAGCTTCGAGGGCTCGGGGCTGACCACGATGTTCGAGGGCGCGTGGGCGACGGTCCAGCGCCTGCGCAAGGGCAAGCTCGTGGTCGTGGCGGGGGCCGACCAGGGCAAGGAGCTCGAGATCGCCAAGCCGCGGGTGACCGGCGGCCGCAGCATCATCAGCGACCTGCTCCTGGCCGACAAGGCGGTGTCGGGGACCCACTTCGAGATCGCCGCGCGCGACGACGGCTACCGGCTGCGCGATCTCAACTCGCGCAACGGCGTCTACGTGGGCGACCTGCGCATCCGCGAGGTCTACCTGCGCCCGGGCACGGTGTTCCGGCTGGGCCACACCTCGATCCAGTTCCAGCCGATGCAGGACGTCGTCGAGATCGAGCTGTCCAAGCGCGATCGCTTCGACGCGATCATCGGCGGCTCGGCGGCGATGCGGCAGATCTTCGCGCAGCTCGAGAAGGTCGCGCCGAGCGACCTGACCGTGCTGATCACCGGCGAGACCGGCACCGGCAAGGAGATGGTCGCGCGCGCGGTCCACAACACCTCGGGCCGCAAGAACAAGCCGTTCGTCGTGCTCGACTGCGGCTCGATCCCGCGCGAGCTGATCGAGTCGACCCTGTTCGGCCACGAGAAGGGCAGCTTCACCGGCGCGGTCGGCCAGCACCTCGGCTGCTTCGAGCAGGCCCAGGGCGGCACGATCTTCCTCGACGAGATCGGCGAGCTCGACATCACGCTGCAGCCCAAGCTCTTGCGCGTGCTCGAGCAGCGCGAGATCAAGCGCGTCGGCGGCGACCGCACGGTCAAGGTCGACGTGCGCGTGCTGGCGGCGACCAACCGCGACCTGCGCGAGGAGGTCAACCGCGGCCACTTCCGCGAGGACCTGTACTTCCGCCTGAGCGTGGTCCACGTCGAGCTGCCGCCGATGCGCGAGCGCAAGGAGGACATCGCCGGCCTGGCCAACCACTTCCTGCGCGACATCGCCGGCCGCCGCGGCATGCAGATGACGTTCGGCCCCGACGCGATCGCCTCGATGATGACCCACTCGTGGCCCGGCAACGTGCGCGAGATGCGCAACGTCGTCGAGCGCGCCGCGGCGCTGTCCGACGGGCCGACGATCACCCGCGCCGACCTGGTGTTCGGCCGCGAGCTCGGGCCGAGCGTGTCGGTCAGCCACGACCTGGCCAAGGCCGGCGTCGCCGGGGCCCAGCGCGCGGTCGCGGCCGAGGCCGGCGTGACCCTGCCGCCCGGCAGCGGCCCGGCGATCTTCGACGCGGCGCTGCTCAAGCCCGGCCTGGGCTTCAAGGGCGCCAAGCAGACCGTCGTCGACGCGTTCGAGGCGGCGTACCTCGAGGCGCTCTTGACGCGCAACGAGGGCAACATCACCCGCTCGGCCAACGAGGCCGGCCTGACGCGCTACCACCTGCGCGAGCTGCTCAAGCGCCACGGCCTCAAGGGCGGCGAGCAGGAGTGA
- a CDS encoding radical SAM protein yields the protein MPAARRLDVLTDAHHPRYVVWELTLACDQPCTHCGSRAGTARPRELDRAEALDVVRQLAAMGTREVVLIGGEAYLHPAYLDVARALTAAGVRASMTTGGAGVTPALAAEMKAAGLALVSVSVDGLAPSHDLVRANRGSFARALAALAALRAAGLDVAANTNINRVNLGELEALYPILRDAGVRGWQLQLTVPLGRGADRPDLILQPYELVELFARLAALKERAWGDGVTIFSANNLGYFGPEEGLLRSTRPDELHHFQGCVAGRYAMGIESDGAIKGCPSLQTDSYVGGNVRATPLVELWQTPALAFARARTDADRWGFCATCAFGDVCMSGCTFTAHALLGRPGNNPYCAYRAQQLAGQGLRERLVPVADAPGAPFDNGRFELVVEPLDAPTAPTPPPQRLVQIRRREA from the coding sequence GTGCCGGCCGCGCGGCGCCTCGACGTCCTCACCGACGCGCACCACCCGCGCTACGTGGTGTGGGAGCTGACGCTCGCGTGCGATCAGCCGTGCACCCACTGCGGCTCTCGCGCCGGCACCGCGCGGCCGCGCGAGCTCGATCGCGCCGAGGCCCTCGACGTCGTGCGCCAGCTCGCGGCGATGGGCACGCGCGAGGTCGTGCTGATCGGCGGCGAGGCCTACCTCCACCCCGCGTACCTCGACGTCGCGCGCGCGCTCACGGCCGCCGGCGTCCGCGCGTCGATGACCACCGGCGGCGCCGGCGTGACGCCGGCGCTGGCCGCCGAGATGAAGGCCGCCGGCCTCGCGCTCGTGTCGGTCAGCGTCGACGGGTTGGCGCCGTCGCACGATCTGGTGCGCGCCAACCGCGGCAGCTTCGCGCGCGCGCTCGCGGCCCTCGCGGCGCTGCGCGCGGCCGGCCTCGACGTCGCGGCCAACACCAACATCAACCGCGTCAACCTCGGCGAGCTCGAGGCGCTGTACCCGATCCTGCGCGACGCCGGCGTCCGCGGCTGGCAGCTGCAGCTGACCGTGCCGCTCGGGCGCGGCGCCGATCGCCCCGACCTGATCCTGCAGCCGTACGAGCTGGTCGAGCTGTTCGCGCGGCTCGCGGCGCTCAAGGAGCGGGCCTGGGGCGACGGCGTCACGATCTTCTCGGCCAACAACCTGGGCTACTTCGGTCCCGAGGAGGGCCTCCTGCGCTCGACCCGCCCCGATGAGCTGCACCACTTCCAGGGCTGCGTCGCCGGCCGCTACGCGATGGGCATCGAGTCCGACGGCGCGATCAAGGGGTGCCCGTCGCTGCAGACCGACAGCTACGTCGGCGGCAACGTCCGCGCGACGCCGCTGGTCGAGCTGTGGCAGACGCCGGCGCTGGCGTTCGCGCGCGCGCGCACGGACGCCGATCGCTGGGGCTTCTGCGCCACCTGCGCGTTCGGCGACGTGTGCATGAGCGGCTGCACGTTCACCGCGCACGCGCTCCTGGGCCGCCCCGGCAACAACCCGTACTGCGCCTACCGCGCGCAGCAGCTCGCCGGCCAGGGGCTGCGCGAGCGCCTGGTGCCGGTCGCGGACGCGCCCGGCGCGCCGTTCGACAACGGCCGCTTCGAGCTCGTCGTCGAGCCGCTCGACGCGCCGACCGCGCCGACGCCGCCGCCGCAGCGCCTGGTCCAGATCCGCCGCCGCGAGGCGTGA
- a CDS encoding 1-acyl-sn-glycerol-3-phosphate acyltransferase → MTVDPTDLDQRDPEQLRRLFPALEFLYDRYFRCDLVGIERVPAGPAILFGNHCGSTYTMEGAMLAVALMRRFGFAHPLYFLAHRAFYGLPGVGPWLPRVGAVLADRDVALRILARGGQFVVFPGGDRDSHKPFRERHQVDFHGHAGFIRMALTARVPLVPFAHVGTHETLFVLSRGERLARALRLDKLTGLKVFPLVLSAPFGLSLGPLYLALPLPSKISMRVLAPVRLWELGYDDPDDPAQVAAALAHLTELVQREVTALAAARRRPVLG, encoded by the coding sequence GTGACCGTCGATCCGACCGACCTCGATCAGCGTGATCCCGAGCAGCTCCGCCGGCTGTTCCCGGCGCTCGAGTTTCTGTACGACCGCTACTTCCGGTGCGACCTCGTGGGCATCGAGCGCGTGCCGGCGGGGCCGGCGATCCTGTTCGGCAACCACTGCGGCAGCACGTACACGATGGAGGGCGCGATGCTGGCGGTCGCGCTCATGCGCCGCTTCGGCTTCGCCCACCCGCTGTACTTCCTCGCCCACCGCGCGTTCTACGGCCTGCCCGGCGTCGGGCCGTGGCTGCCGCGGGTCGGCGCGGTCCTCGCCGATCGCGACGTCGCGCTGCGGATCCTCGCGCGCGGCGGCCAGTTCGTGGTCTTCCCCGGCGGCGACCGCGACTCGCACAAGCCGTTCCGCGAGCGCCACCAGGTCGACTTCCACGGCCACGCCGGCTTCATCCGCATGGCGCTCACCGCCCGCGTCCCGCTGGTGCCGTTCGCCCACGTCGGCACCCACGAGACGCTGTTCGTGCTGTCGCGCGGCGAGCGCCTGGCCCGGGCGCTGCGCCTCGACAAACTGACCGGGCTCAAGGTCTTCCCGCTCGTGCTCAGCGCCCCGTTCGGCCTGTCGCTGGGGCCGCTGTACCTCGCGCTGCCGCTGCCGTCGAAGATCTCGATGCGCGTGCTGGCGCCGGTGCGGCTGTGGGAGCTGGGCTACGACGATCCCGACGACCCCGCGCAGGTCGCCGCGGCGCTGGCCCACCTGACCGAGCTGGTGCAGCGCGAGGTCACCGCGCTCGCGGCGGCGCGGCGCCGGCCGGTGCTCGGCTAG